A window of Zingiber officinale cultivar Zhangliang chromosome 5A, Zo_v1.1, whole genome shotgun sequence contains these coding sequences:
- the LOC121982373 gene encoding germin-like protein 8-14, with protein sequence MVLDRFLVLPLLLSLLFLSLATGLVQDFCVADLSKEDTPAGYPCKPVSEIGYCDFVFSGLASPGNTSTLIKAAVTPAFVSQFPAVNGLSISAARLDLAVGGVIPLHTHPRGSELLVVIEGIIIAGLISSSNDVYVAKLHAGDTMIFPQGLLHFQINSGNSPVVAFVSLSSPDPGIQITALSLFSNNLPSEIVEAVTFLDDAEVKKLKKLLGGSG encoded by the coding sequence ATGGTTCTTGATAGATTTCTGGTGCTCCCACTTCTGCTctctctccttttcctctctcTAGCCACCGGTCTCGTCCAAGACTTCTGTGTTGCGGATCTCTCGAAAGAAGACACCCCCGCCGGCTACCCCTGCAAACCAGTCTCCGAAATAGGCTACTGTGACTTTGTCTTCTCCGGCCTGGCCTCCCCCGGCAACACTTCCACCCTCATCAAGGCGGCTGTCACCCCTGCCTTTGTAAGCCAGTTCCCAGCCGTTAATGGTCTCAGCATCTCTGCTGCTCGTCTTGACCTCGCCGTCGGTGGCGTCATCCCCCTCCACACCCACCCCCGCGGCTCTGAGCTTCTTGTCGTCATAGAGGGCATCATTATAGCCGGATTAATCTCCTCCAGCAACGACGTCTATGTCGCCAAGCTCCATGCTGGAGACACCATGATTTTCCCCCAAGGATTGCTGCATTTCCAGATAAACTCAGGCAATAGCCCGGTGGTGGCCTTTGTCAGCTTGAGCAGCCCCGACCCTGGGATCCAGATCACAGCGTTATCGCTGTTCAGCAACAACCTGCCGTCCGAAATAGTGGAAGCCGTCACTTTCCTGGACGACGCAGAGGTGAAGAAGCTTAAGAAACTGCTAGGAGGATCTGGCTAA
- the LOC121980153 gene encoding protein BIG GRAIN 1-like, with the protein MERWERAPSHHHLHRTRSRSPSFSSSLLDVIYRSIDGNDNTDHSKSRGNGKADGSLPRKSAAQLTWHGRDAGAAVSRARSNAGIDHGRRTVNFVVDPSVSNIPRPDSPATEKNNRKKNSRCGSVHRGLRGLSKGRTSSSSAPTSPGARLASFLASLLATARSPKKSKVVPPATSAAGVGEDPARNSSATPKEKKTVRFHPEQEARPRGDKHPQDGSTKAAARMEELLRAAATAAEEEEHGRDWEGSESSSDLFELENLTTADRGGGELPLYETTDLSANRALTFSNPLT; encoded by the coding sequence ATGGAGAGATGGGAGAGAGCACCATCGCATCACCACCTCCATCGCACACGATCGAGGAGcccatccttctcctcctccctaCTGGACGTCATCTACCGATCCATCGACGGCAACGACAACACAGATCACAGTAAAAGCAGGGGAAATGGCAAAGCAGATGGCTCGTTACCTCGCAAAAGCGCAGCACAGCTGACGTGGCATGGCCGGGACGCCGGCGCGGCGGTTTCTCGAGCGCGCAGCAATGCAGGCATCGACCATGGCCGCCGCACCGTCAATTTCGTGGTCGATCCTTCGGTTTCCAACATTCCGCGGCCGGACTCACCAGCGacggagaagaataatagaaagaAGAACTCGCGGTGCGGATCCGTCCACAGAGGGCTCCGAGGCCTTAGTAAGGGGAGGACGTCGTCGTCCTCCGCCCCGACTTCGCCGGGGGCGCGGCTGGCGAGCTTTCTCGCCTCGCTCCTCGCCACCGCGAGGAGCCCCAAGAAGTCCAAGGTCGTTCCCCCCGCCACCTCTGCAGCCGGGGTCGGGGAGGATCCGGCAAGGAACTCGTCGGCGACCCCAAAGGAGAAAAAGACGGTGCGTTTCCACCCGGAGCAGGAGGCGCGGCCGCGCGGCGACAAACACCCACAGGACGGCTCTACCAAAGCGGCGGCGAGAATGGAGGAGTTGCTGAGGGCGGCCGCGACGGCAGCGGAAGAGGAGGAGCACGGAAGAGACTGGGAAGGAAGCGAATCGAGTTCGGATCTGTTCGAGCTGGAGAATTTGACGACGGCCGATAGAGGAGGAGGCGAGCTGCCGTTGTACGAGACGACCGACTTGAGTGCAAATCGTGCCCTAACGTTCAGCAACCCGTTGACCTAA